A window of Mucilaginibacter sp. PAMC 26640 contains these coding sequences:
- a CDS encoding dCTP deaminase: MILSDKRILEEIDKGTIIIEPFERECLGTNSYDVHLGKHLATYKDRVLDAKLHNEIIGFEIPKEGFVLQPNTLYLGVTMEYTETHAHVPFLEGKSSTGRLGIDIHATAGKGDVGFCNTWTLEISCAQPVKIYAGMPIGQLIYFVVEGEIETMYNTKSNAKYNKPTTRPVESMMWKNKF, from the coding sequence ATGATACTTTCAGACAAACGCATCCTCGAAGAAATTGATAAAGGTACCATCATTATAGAGCCTTTTGAACGGGAATGCCTGGGCACTAACTCTTACGATGTACACCTGGGCAAGCACCTGGCAACCTACAAAGACCGTGTGCTGGACGCCAAACTTCATAACGAGATCATCGGGTTCGAGATCCCTAAAGAAGGATTTGTACTGCAGCCAAACACGCTGTACCTCGGCGTAACAATGGAGTATACCGAAACGCACGCCCACGTTCCCTTCCTGGAGGGTAAATCGAGCACCGGCCGCCTGGGTATTGATATCCATGCTACAGCAGGTAAAGGCGATGTTGGTTTCTGTAATACTTGGACGCTGGAGATCTCCTGCGCGCAGCCTGTTAAAATTTATGCAGGCATGCCCATTGGCCAGTTGATCTATTTTGTTGTTGAAGGCGAGATAGAAACCATGTACAACACCAAAAGCAACGCCAAATACAACAAACCTACCACCCGCCCGGTAGAAAGTATGATGTGGAAGAACAAGTTTTGA
- a CDS encoding 4'-phosphopantetheinyl transferase: MAIAYRHQIDEDTEFALWRIEEGAEELYKQLQLNDTEKAFTKQLSKSKRYLHWLGTRVLLRKMLGTEEYIDCTVDSHGKPYLVSLPYHISLSHSFDYAAVMISKTSPVGIDIEQIKEKVERIAGKFLSNAEQAFIDKKNKINQLYVCWCAKEAIYKCHGQKEVSFLDNIMLQPFGFEGHGVVDARLKKGPIDRNYEVNYLKYEDYMIGYVKA, from the coding sequence ATGGCGATAGCATACCGGCACCAGATAGATGAAGATACAGAATTTGCGCTATGGCGAATTGAGGAAGGTGCCGAAGAACTCTACAAACAACTGCAGCTTAATGATACCGAGAAAGCATTTACTAAACAACTGAGCAAAAGCAAACGCTACCTGCACTGGCTGGGTACACGGGTATTGCTGCGTAAAATGCTGGGGACCGAGGAATACATCGATTGTACGGTGGATAGCCATGGCAAACCTTACCTGGTAAGTTTACCGTATCATATTTCGCTTAGCCACTCTTTTGATTATGCCGCGGTGATGATCAGCAAAACAAGCCCCGTTGGAATCGATATTGAACAGATAAAAGAAAAGGTGGAACGTATTGCAGGCAAGTTCCTGAGTAATGCGGAACAGGCTTTTATTGATAAAAAAAATAAAATAAACCAGCTTTACGTTTGCTGGTGCGCCAAGGAAGCTATTTATAAATGCCACGGGCAAAAGGAGGTTTCGTTTTTGGATAATATTATGCTGCAACCATTCGGTTTTGAGGGGCATGGCGTAGTAGATGCCCGGTTAAAAAAAGGCCCTATCGACAGAAATTATGAGGTAAACTACCTTAAATACGAGGATTATATGATTGGATACGTGAAGGCTTAA
- a CDS encoding lipoyl(octanoyl) transferase, protein MKNKKVTIQDWGLTDYKEAWERQESIFSETVKLKTEIRNRLVAVPAGEEFCEDTSTPNYLIFLEHPHVYTLGKSGKPEHLLLDEAGLQEKEAVYYTINRGGDITYHGPGQIVCYPILDLDNFFTDIHLYLRTLEEAVILTLADYGLTAGRYPGYTGVWFDGDNEKARKICAMGVRCSRWVTMHGLAMNVNTNLDYFKNIVPCGIDDKAVTSMQQELGHEVDLKEVQKILTKHISVLFDMEIL, encoded by the coding sequence ATGAAAAATAAAAAAGTTACAATACAAGACTGGGGCCTCACCGATTATAAAGAAGCCTGGGAACGCCAGGAATCCATTTTTAGCGAAACCGTAAAATTAAAAACGGAGATCCGCAACCGGCTCGTAGCCGTACCTGCTGGAGAAGAGTTTTGTGAAGATACTTCGACCCCTAACTATCTGATCTTTTTAGAGCATCCGCATGTATACACGCTTGGCAAAAGCGGCAAGCCCGAGCACCTTTTACTGGACGAAGCCGGGCTGCAAGAAAAGGAAGCAGTTTACTATACCATTAACCGTGGCGGCGATATCACCTATCACGGCCCGGGCCAGATTGTATGCTACCCCATACTGGATCTTGATAATTTTTTTACCGATATTCATTTATATCTGCGCACGCTGGAAGAGGCAGTGATTCTTACCCTGGCAGATTACGGCCTAACTGCCGGCCGCTACCCTGGCTATACAGGAGTTTGGTTTGATGGAGATAATGAAAAAGCCCGAAAGATCTGCGCTATGGGTGTGCGCTGCAGCCGATGGGTTACCATGCATGGCCTGGCTATGAATGTAAATACTAATCTGGACTATTTTAAAAACATTGTTCCCTGTGGGATAGATGACAAGGCCGTTACCAGCATGCAGCAGGAATTGGGACATGAGGTAGACCTAAAAGAAGTTCAAAAAATCCTTACCAAACATATTTCCGTATTGTTTGATATGGAGATCCTATGA
- a CDS encoding RNA methyltransferase: MQVFHTESKIIITCNKRLSPYLQQEVEALGFKPTRVFQTGIELMGTVNDTISLNLNLRCASQVLYLLKSFTAATPADLYEELVQIEWEQLIDFTGYFSVTSNVNNEHILTPLFANVKVKDAIVDRIKAQKGIRPNSGADANKTVISLYWQDDKADIYIDTSGETLAKHSYRKIPGKAPMLEALAASTIIATKWDMNSTFINPMCGSGTLAIEAALLATDKHPGLFRMNYGFMHIMGYDEQVFFVERRKLKDKAKKALGFKIIATDISDDAVDIARKNANTAGVEHLIDFSVCDFADTEVPAEAGVVMFNPEYGERLGVHTKLEITYARIGDYLKKQCLGYRGYVFTGNPDLAKKIGLRPSRKIEFYNGKLDCRLFEYELYEGSKREPKID, from the coding sequence ATGCAAGTTTTCCACACCGAGAGTAAAATCATAATCACCTGCAACAAAAGGCTTTCGCCTTACCTGCAGCAGGAAGTTGAAGCACTGGGCTTTAAGCCTACACGTGTTTTCCAAACCGGCATAGAGCTGATGGGTACCGTTAACGATACAATTAGCCTTAACCTGAATCTGCGCTGCGCAAGCCAGGTGCTATATTTATTAAAAAGCTTTACAGCCGCTACCCCTGCCGATCTTTACGAAGAACTGGTTCAAATTGAATGGGAGCAGCTAATAGATTTTACCGGCTATTTTTCGGTGACCTCCAACGTAAATAACGAGCATATTCTTACGCCGCTGTTTGCCAACGTAAAGGTTAAAGATGCTATAGTAGATAGGATTAAAGCCCAAAAGGGTATCCGGCCTAACAGTGGCGCTGATGCTAACAAAACGGTTATCAGCCTGTACTGGCAGGATGATAAAGCTGATATTTATATCGATACATCCGGCGAAACTTTGGCTAAACACAGCTATCGTAAAATACCCGGCAAAGCACCTATGCTGGAGGCCTTGGCTGCATCTACCATTATTGCTACCAAATGGGATATGAATAGCACATTTATCAACCCAATGTGCGGTTCTGGTACTTTGGCAATCGAAGCAGCATTGTTAGCTACTGATAAACACCCGGGTTTGTTCCGCATGAATTACGGTTTTATGCACATTATGGGTTATGATGAACAGGTGTTTTTTGTGGAGCGCCGCAAATTAAAAGATAAAGCAAAAAAAGCCCTTGGGTTCAAGATCATCGCGACTGACATATCTGACGATGCGGTGGATATTGCCCGCAAAAATGCGAACACTGCCGGCGTAGAACATTTAATTGATTTTAGCGTTTGTGATTTTGCAGATACAGAAGTTCCTGCAGAGGCAGGAGTGGTGATGTTTAACCCTGAATATGGCGAGCGACTTGGCGTTCACACTAAACTGGAGATTACTTACGCCCGCATTGGCGACTATCTGAAAAAACAATGTTTGGGGTACCGTGGATATGTTTTTACCGGTAATCCTGATCTGGCGAAAAAAATAGGCCTGCGCCCTAGTCGCAAAATTGAATTTTATAATGGCAAGCTTGACTGCCGGTTGTTTGAGTACGAGTTGTATGAGGGAAGCAAACGCGAACCTAAAATAGATTAA
- a CDS encoding two-component system response regulator has translation MKKILLVEDDANLGLLLQDYLQLKGKFDVVLCKDGEEGLRAFTKQVYDLLILDVMMPKKDGFTLGKEVRKINANVPIIFATAKAMIEDKTQAFNLGGDDYITKPFRIEELLLRINALLKRTDKTDKKIADDNPTQFKLGSYSFDYTMQMVTRGDAQQKLSTKEAELLRLLCLRKNEVLTREEALLNIWHDDNYFNGRSMDVFLSKIRKYLKDDSTVEIINVHGRGYKLLIN, from the coding sequence ATGAAGAAAATACTCCTTGTTGAAGATGATGCAAACCTTGGCCTGTTATTACAGGATTACCTGCAGTTAAAAGGTAAGTTCGATGTAGTACTTTGTAAAGATGGCGAAGAAGGTTTACGGGCATTTACCAAACAGGTTTATGACCTGCTGATCTTAGATGTTATGATGCCCAAAAAAGATGGTTTTACTTTAGGCAAAGAGGTTAGAAAGATCAACGCCAATGTGCCTATTATCTTTGCTACAGCTAAAGCGATGATTGAGGATAAGACACAGGCCTTTAACTTAGGCGGCGACGACTATATTACCAAGCCCTTTCGTATTGAAGAATTATTGTTACGTATAAATGCCTTACTAAAGCGTACCGATAAGACTGACAAAAAAATAGCGGACGATAATCCTACGCAATTTAAACTCGGCAGCTACAGCTTTGATTATACCATGCAAATGGTTACCCGGGGTGATGCCCAGCAAAAGCTATCTACTAAAGAGGCCGAGTTACTTCGCCTGCTCTGCCTTCGTAAAAACGAAGTGCTTACCCGCGAGGAAGCCCTTTTGAACATCTGGCACGATGATAATTATTTTAACGGTCGTAGTATGGATGTGTTCCTGAGCAAAATTCGCAAGTATCTTAAAGATGACTCCACCGTTGAGATCATCAATGTACATGGAAGGGGCTATAAATTATTGATCAATTGA
- a CDS encoding peptidase M28 has product MKLKLLYTCIAFTGITAAAFAQETVDPAAVAKIREEGLNHSKVMEIAFNLTDVSGPRLSGSPGLKRAQDWAVNQLKEWGMNNSKLEAWGKFGKGWEVKKNYAAITVPYYHAIIAVPKAWTPGTNGPITGDVVLVKADSVPELAKYKGTLSGKIVIFDTKPLTERTYKADAVRYTDEELDKMAQAPAPARGGQRAFDPNSPAMAARRKAIAMRGAINTFLLDEKVGLILTQARGTDGTLFTTNGASYADTAKAVAPELETSSEDFQRILRLVKAGKKVAVEADIKTEFFTNDMQGYDVVAEIPGTDKKLKDQVIMIGGHLDSWHAGTGATDNAAGSAVMMEAMRILKTIGFKPKRTIRIALWSSEEQGLFGSRGYVLNHFGDPKTMQLKPEQAKLDAYYNLDNGTGKIRGIYLQGDSAAGPIFKEWLAPFKDLGATTVTISNTGGTDHQSYDAVGLPGFQFIQDGMDYNTRTHHSNQDTYDRLVEDDLKQSATIVASFVYNTSERKEMIPRKPLPVVAAATPPAPVAAPAKK; this is encoded by the coding sequence ATGAAATTAAAACTACTCTACACATGTATTGCTTTTACGGGCATTACGGCGGCGGCTTTTGCGCAGGAGACCGTTGATCCTGCCGCGGTCGCAAAAATCCGCGAGGAAGGCCTCAACCACTCCAAAGTAATGGAAATTGCTTTTAACCTTACGGACGTATCCGGACCACGATTATCTGGCTCCCCGGGTTTAAAACGCGCCCAGGACTGGGCCGTTAACCAGCTGAAAGAATGGGGCATGAACAATTCTAAATTAGAAGCATGGGGCAAATTTGGGAAAGGCTGGGAAGTGAAAAAGAACTATGCTGCCATCACTGTGCCATACTATCACGCTATCATTGCAGTACCCAAAGCATGGACCCCAGGCACCAACGGCCCTATAACCGGCGACGTTGTTTTAGTAAAGGCCGATAGCGTACCAGAACTGGCTAAATACAAGGGTACCCTTTCAGGCAAAATTGTAATTTTCGATACCAAACCCCTCACCGAGCGCACGTACAAGGCAGATGCCGTGCGTTATACAGATGAGGAACTTGATAAAATGGCGCAAGCCCCTGCTCCTGCCCGCGGCGGTCAGCGTGCATTTGATCCTAACTCACCAGCAATGGCAGCCAGGCGCAAAGCAATTGCAATGCGCGGCGCCATTAACACCTTTCTTCTTGATGAAAAGGTTGGCTTGATCTTAACCCAGGCGCGCGGCACAGACGGTACCTTATTCACCACCAATGGCGCTTCATATGCCGATACCGCAAAAGCAGTAGCACCAGAACTGGAAACCAGCAGTGAAGATTTTCAACGGATCTTGCGTTTGGTAAAAGCCGGTAAAAAAGTAGCTGTTGAAGCAGATATCAAAACCGAATTCTTTACTAACGATATGCAGGGCTATGATGTAGTTGCTGAGATTCCGGGTACCGATAAAAAATTAAAGGACCAGGTAATTATGATTGGCGGCCACCTGGATTCATGGCATGCGGGTACCGGTGCAACAGATAACGCTGCAGGCAGCGCCGTAATGATGGAGGCCATGCGCATCCTTAAAACCATTGGCTTTAAGCCAAAGCGCACCATCCGCATTGCACTTTGGAGCAGCGAAGAGCAGGGATTGTTCGGGTCGCGCGGGTATGTGCTGAACCACTTTGGTGATCCGAAAACGATGCAGCTTAAACCGGAGCAGGCTAAACTCGATGCTTACTATAACCTGGATAACGGCACAGGCAAAATCCGTGGTATCTATTTACAGGGCGATTCTGCTGCAGGACCAATCTTTAAAGAATGGCTGGCACCATTTAAAGACCTGGGCGCAACAACCGTTACCATTAGCAACACCGGCGGTACCGACCACCAGAGCTATGATGCGGTTGGTTTACCGGGCTTCCAGTTTATACAGGATGGGATGGATTACAATACCCGTACTCACCACAGTAACCAGGACACTTATGACCGGCTTGTAGAAGACGACTTGAAACAATCAGCTACCATAGTAGCATCTTTTGTTTACAATACATCGGAGCGCAAGGAGATGATCCCGCGCAAACCCCTGCCGGTTGTAGCAGCGGCTACGCCTCCGGCGCCAGTTGCAGCACCGGCGAAGAAGTAA
- a CDS encoding 1-deoxy-D-xylulose-5-phosphate synthase (catalyzes the formation of 1-deoxy-D-xylulose 5-phosphate from pyruvate and D-glyceraldehyde 3-phosphate): MQVPAGDLLQRIINPSDLKQFKEEELKQVCEELRQYIIDVVSVNGGHFAASLGTVELTVALQYVLNTPYDQLVWDVGHQAYGHKILTGRRDQFHTNRVHNGISGFPKRSESVYDTFGVGHSSTSISAALGMAVASQYKGETDRQHVAVIGDGAMTAGLAFEALNHAGIENSNLLVILNDNNMSIDPNVGALKEYLTDITTSKPYNRFRDDIATVLTKISAIGPDAFKIAKKLEKSIKGTLLKRSNFFEALKFRYFGPVDGHDVEHLVKLLQDLREIPGPKLLHCITVKGKGYSLAEKDQTKWHAPGLFDKITGEIKKTKYDKPQPPKYQDVFGHTIIELAEANAKIMGITPAMPSGCSLNLMMKAMPHRAFDVGIAEQHAVTFSAGLATQGLVPFCNIYSSFMQRAYDQVIHDVAIQNLNVIFCLDRAGIAGADGPTHHGAYDLAYMRCIPNMTVSAPMNEEELRNLMYTAQLDDMGPFSIRYPRGNGVMVDWRRPFKAIPVGKGRKICDGEDVAILSIGTIGNEVVKATAALNEEGYFPAHYDMRFVKPLDEALLHEVFNKFSCVITVEDGCVEGGMGTAILEFMADNEYQKTNVIRLGIPDRIIEHGEQPELWAECGYDAASIAAKVKSQDIKCNKHTIAS, translated from the coding sequence ATGCAGGTACCCGCAGGTGATTTGTTACAAAGGATTATTAATCCATCTGATTTAAAGCAATTTAAAGAGGAAGAACTTAAGCAGGTTTGCGAGGAGCTGCGCCAGTATATTATTGATGTTGTATCGGTAAACGGGGGGCATTTTGCTGCAAGCCTTGGCACGGTTGAGCTTACTGTGGCCCTGCAATATGTATTGAACACCCCTTACGACCAATTGGTTTGGGATGTTGGGCACCAGGCCTACGGCCATAAAATACTCACCGGCCGCCGCGATCAGTTTCATACCAACCGGGTGCACAATGGTATCAGCGGTTTTCCGAAGCGATCTGAAAGCGTATATGATACGTTTGGCGTAGGGCACTCTTCTACTTCTATTTCAGCAGCATTGGGTATGGCCGTGGCATCGCAATATAAAGGCGAAACCGACCGGCAGCACGTAGCCGTAATTGGCGACGGTGCCATGACAGCCGGACTTGCTTTTGAAGCGCTTAACCATGCCGGGATAGAGAACAGCAACCTGCTGGTCATATTGAACGACAATAACATGTCGATAGATCCTAACGTAGGCGCGCTGAAAGAATATTTAACCGATATTACCACTTCGAAGCCCTATAACAGGTTTAGGGACGATATTGCTACGGTACTAACCAAGATATCTGCCATAGGGCCCGATGCTTTTAAAATAGCCAAGAAACTGGAAAAAAGTATCAAAGGTACGTTGCTTAAACGGAGCAACTTTTTCGAGGCACTGAAATTCCGCTACTTTGGACCGGTTGACGGCCACGATGTGGAACATCTGGTAAAATTGCTGCAGGATCTGCGCGAAATTCCCGGCCCTAAACTGCTGCATTGCATTACGGTGAAAGGCAAAGGCTATTCGCTTGCAGAGAAAGACCAGACCAAGTGGCATGCACCCGGCTTGTTTGACAAGATAACCGGTGAGATAAAAAAGACAAAATATGATAAGCCACAGCCGCCTAAATACCAGGATGTGTTTGGCCATACCATTATAGAATTAGCAGAAGCCAACGCTAAAATTATGGGTATTACCCCGGCGATGCCGTCTGGATGCTCCCTTAATTTAATGATGAAGGCAATGCCCCACCGCGCTTTTGACGTAGGTATTGCCGAACAGCACGCCGTTACGTTTTCTGCGGGGCTGGCTACACAGGGGCTGGTACCCTTTTGTAATATTTACAGCAGCTTTATGCAGCGCGCGTACGACCAGGTGATACATGATGTAGCGATACAGAATTTGAACGTGATCTTCTGCCTTGATCGTGCCGGTATTGCCGGTGCCGATGGTCCAACACACCACGGTGCGTACGATTTGGCCTATATGCGCTGTATCCCTAATATGACGGTTTCTGCCCCGATGAATGAGGAGGAACTGCGTAACCTGATGTATACGGCCCAGTTAGATGACATGGGGCCGTTCAGTATTCGTTACCCACGCGGTAATGGTGTGATGGTAGACTGGCGACGCCCATTTAAAGCCATACCTGTTGGTAAGGGCCGCAAGATTTGCGATGGGGAAGACGTTGCGATTTTATCTATCGGTACCATTGGTAACGAAGTGGTGAAAGCTACCGCTGCACTAAACGAAGAAGGTTATTTCCCGGCTCATTATGATATGCGCTTTGTAAAACCGTTGGACGAAGCATTGCTGCACGAAGTGTTCAACAAATTCAGCTGCGTAATTACCGTGGAAGATGGTTGTGTGGAAGGTGGCATGGGGACGGCGATACTTGAATTTATGGCCGATAACGAATACCAAAAAACAAACGTGATCCGCTTAGGAATCCCTGACAGGATCATTGAACATGGCGAACAGCCGGAGCTTTGGGCAGAATGCGGATACGATGCTGCCTCTATTGCTGCTAAAGTTAAAAGCCAGGATATTAAATGCAATAAGCATACGATAGCGTCATAA
- a CDS encoding chromosome segregation protein ScpA, producing the protein MTDDSFAIKLPQFEGPFDLLLFFIERDELDIHAISIAKIADDFLNYIHQMTSLNMELASEFIFVAATLMRIKAKMLLPRHNTGEEENELDTREGLIRKLIEYKKFKELCDEIRPFEDERFKQEKRGNIKQDLEQVEKVVVPGEELSEINLYKLMMVYNRVMRQYATRTEEVTHTVVQYPYTIEKQKQAIQNLLQINKRLDFKSIAGNSENKVHFVYNFLAVLEMLQQELIDIQIGLGFNNFWIAPREI; encoded by the coding sequence ATGACCGACGATAGTTTTGCCATAAAACTGCCCCAGTTTGAGGGCCCTTTTGACCTGCTGCTTTTTTTTATCGAGCGGGATGAGCTGGATATCCACGCCATTTCCATTGCTAAAATTGCCGATGATTTCCTGAACTACATCCACCAGATGACCAGCCTGAATATGGAGCTGGCCAGTGAGTTTATATTTGTGGCCGCCACCCTGATGCGCATTAAGGCTAAAATGCTGCTGCCCCGCCATAACACAGGCGAGGAAGAAAACGAACTGGACACCAGGGAGGGCCTGATTCGCAAGCTGATTGAATATAAAAAGTTTAAGGAACTCTGTGACGAAATTCGGCCCTTTGAAGATGAGCGCTTTAAGCAGGAAAAACGCGGCAACATTAAACAGGACCTGGAGCAGGTAGAAAAAGTGGTAGTGCCCGGTGAGGAACTGTCCGAAATTAACCTGTATAAACTGATGATGGTTTACAACCGGGTGATGCGCCAGTACGCCACGCGTACCGAAGAAGTTACCCATACGGTGGTACAATACCCGTATACCATCGAAAAACAAAAGCAGGCGATCCAAAACTTGCTACAGATCAACAAGCGGCTTGATTTTAAAAGCATAGCCGGTAACAGCGAAAACAAAGTGCACTTTGTATACAACTTCCTGGCCGTGCTGGAAATGCTGCAACAGGAACTGATAGACATCCAAATTGGGTTGGGGTTTAACAATTTTTGGATAGCGCCGAGGGAGATTTGA